One window of the Marinilactibacillus sp. Marseille-P9653 genome contains the following:
- a CDS encoding NlpC/P60 family protein, with amino-acid sequence MNKKSILKLTLAASLGLTYLATPAMPVFASPESESEFNQKLENLSKDQNEAEKELEAVASKISEQEAYLNVLMDEMEETNTTLTQLKEEIDTLNTVIADREEKLEEQARAVQVTGDSKSVLNFLMESESLGDIIGRLDVVNTIVSANQNLIQQQVSDKEAVVSKEKETLAQQEEQTLRAAKMESQKAELEEEQANQERLVASIAAEKSDVAEEKETFLAEQKAAEALVKELQAARAAAAETTTIAVSNTTEAATETADVEEEVVSTSSSDSNQASETTPEPAKAPEASVPASSNGGSITGIAHGLKGVRYSFGGGTPAGFDCSGFVQYVFRQAGRSITRTAAGQYSATTRISQSQAQPGDLIFFNQGGSIDHVGIYLGGGSFIGAQTSTGVAVASFTSGYWSNYVAGFGRP; translated from the coding sequence TTGAATAAGAAATCAATCTTGAAATTAACTTTAGCAGCATCTTTAGGACTTACTTATCTTGCAACACCAGCTATGCCAGTATTCGCTTCACCTGAAAGCGAATCTGAATTTAATCAAAAATTAGAAAATCTTTCTAAAGACCAAAACGAAGCTGAAAAAGAATTAGAAGCGGTTGCTTCTAAAATTTCTGAGCAAGAAGCCTATCTAAATGTACTTATGGACGAAATGGAAGAAACGAATACGACTTTGACTCAATTAAAAGAAGAAATTGATACATTGAACACGGTTATTGCTGATCGTGAAGAGAAATTAGAAGAGCAAGCAAGAGCTGTTCAGGTAACAGGAGATTCTAAGTCAGTCTTGAACTTTTTAATGGAATCTGAATCATTAGGAGATATTATTGGAAGACTGGACGTTGTGAATACAATCGTTTCAGCAAACCAAAACTTGATCCAGCAACAAGTTAGTGATAAAGAAGCAGTGGTTTCTAAAGAAAAAGAAACATTAGCACAACAAGAAGAGCAAACATTAAGAGCAGCAAAAATGGAAAGCCAAAAAGCTGAGCTTGAAGAAGAACAAGCAAATCAAGAACGTTTAGTTGCTTCTATAGCAGCTGAAAAGTCTGATGTTGCAGAAGAAAAAGAAACTTTCCTTGCTGAGCAGAAAGCTGCTGAAGCATTAGTAAAAGAATTACAAGCTGCTAGAGCAGCAGCAGCCGAAACAACAACGATTGCTGTTTCTAACACAACAGAAGCTGCAACTGAAACAGCTGACGTTGAAGAAGAAGTTGTTAGCACTTCTTCAAGTGATTCAAATCAAGCGTCTGAAACAACTCCAGAACCGGCAAAAGCGCCTGAAGCAAGTGTACCAGCTTCTTCAAACGGCGGATCTATCACTGGGATTGCTCACGGACTTAAAGGTGTACGTTATTCATTTGGTGGCGGTACGCCAGCAGGGTTTGATTGTTCAGGATTTGTACAGTATGTTTTCCGTCAAGCAGGACGTAGTATTACAAGAACAGCTGCTGGACAATACAGCGCAACTACAAGAATTTCTCAATCTCAAGCACAACCAGGCGATTTAATCTTCTTCAATCAAGGTGGATCTATTGATCATGTTGGAATCTATTTAGGTGGCGGAAGCTTTATCGGAGCGCAAACTTCTACAGGGGTGGCAGTTGCTTCCTTTACTTCAGGATATTGGTCTAACTATGTAGCTGGATTTGGACGTCCTTAA